The genomic interval GTGTTTCCAGTGTTCGGCCGGGAAATCGTAGAAGGTGAGTAACGCTTCCCGGTCTTTCTTCAGGCAGTCGGTGGCCTTGGGGTACTTGGCCTGGTATTTGTGGAGGAAGTGATCGAAGGCTTTTTCAGCATCTTCCTTGGTTTCGGCCATCCAGATCTCGTGGATATCATCCTTGGCTTTCCCCTGCACACTTTTGGGGAGATAATTGAGTATATTAGCGGTCTTGTGCATCCAGCACCGCTGCGGATGGGTTTTGCCAAAGATTTGGAGGAGTGCTTTCCAGAATCCCAAGGCGCCATCCCCCACCGCACAAAGTGGTCCCACGGTTAACCCCCGCTGTTTCAGATCCAGGAGCACTTCCTTCCAGGACTGTTCGCTCTCCCGGAAGCCGTCCTCCAGAGCGAGGAGTTCTTTTGTCCCATCCTGGGTAGCTCCGATGATCACCAGGACACAGGTTCTTTCCTCCATCCGGGTGTTCAAATACACCCCCCACCCCACCAGTAGACGTAGCGTTTCTGAGAAAGGTCTCTTTGCCTCCACGCATTGAACTCCTCCGGCCACTTGGCTTTCAACCGGCAGATGGTCTGGGGGGAGAGGCCGGGGGCATCGGGACCCAACAGGGCCCCGATGCGCTTCCGGAAAATCGTTGGTGGAGATACCCTTCAAGTAGAGCCAGGGGATGAGTTCTTCCATATTTTTTGTTTTGCGTAGATACTTGGGGAGAATGCCTGAGGTGAAGCGGATGGGTTCGGCGGCATCTTTCCGTTGGTCCCGCACCCGGGGAACCGTCACTGGGATCAGGCCCAATCCGGTAAGGAGGTCCCGTTCCGGGAGATACCCGTTACGGACGATGGCCTGGTGTCCCTGTGCATCTTTCAGATTCTGGTGGTTGTTCACGAATTCCTCCACTTCCGCCTCAATGGCCATGGCGAGCATCCTGCGGGCTCCTTCACGTAATATCTCGGTCAGATGATCGGTGACGGCTGGATTGATGAGACATTCCTGGTTAACATCTTGATTGACTCCCTTTGACAATTCTTCCTGAACGTGCTTTTCTTTTCTCATGGCGTATCCTCCCTTCGGGGATCGAGGTGATTTCTTGGTGATGCTTGAACTTCACCTTAGGATACGCCACCTGTTTTCATTTGGCTATACACAACTTTTGAGTATAACTCGCGTAGAATTGACTCCCCATAATATCCAATCAAGCATTACTGAAACCAATAACGGTAAAGC from Atribacteraceae bacterium carries:
- a CDS encoding IS256 family transposase; this translates as MRKEKHVQEELSKGVNQDVNQECLINPAVTDHLTEILREGARRMLAMAIEAEVEEFVNNHQNLKDAQGHQAIVRNGYLPERDLLTGLGLIPVTVPRVRDQRKDAAEPIRFTSGILPKYLRKTKNMEELIPWLYLKGISTNDFPEAHRGPVGSRCPRPLPPDHLPVESQVAGGVQCVEAKRPFSETLRLLVGWGVYLNTRMEERTCVLVIIGATQDGTKELLALEDGFRESEQSWKEVLLDLKQRGLTVGPLCAVGDGALGFWKALLQIFGKTHPQRCWMHKTANILNYLPKSVQGKAKDDIHEIWMAETKEDAEKAFDHFLHKYQAKYPKATDCLKKDREALLTFYDFPAEHWKHLRTTNPVESTLATVRLRTDKTKNCGSRVTVLSMVLQLFLSAEKRWRRLNGVPRLAEVVEGVIFVDGIRQKEDAA